In Ovis aries strain OAR_USU_Benz2616 breed Rambouillet chromosome 17, ARS-UI_Ramb_v3.0, whole genome shotgun sequence, the following proteins share a genomic window:
- the LOC101108423 gene encoding zinc finger CCHC-type and RNA-binding motif-containing protein 1, translating to MSGGLAPSKSTVYVSNLPFSLTNNDLYRIFSKYGKVVKVTIMKDKDTRRSKGVAFILFLDKDSAQNCTRAINNKQLFGRVIKASIAIDNGRAAEFIRRRNYFDKSKCYECGESGHLSYACPKNMLGEREPPKKKEKKKKKKIPEPEEEIEEVEESEDEGEDPALDSLSQAIAFQQAKIEEEQKNGNPVQEVLQQQMIQDAQG from the coding sequence ATGAGTGGTGGATTGGCCCCAAGTAAAAGCACAGTGTATGTATCCAATCTGCCCTTTTCCCTGACCAACAATGACTTATATCGGATATTTTCCAAGTATGGCAAAGTTGTAAAGGTTACTATAATGAAAGATAAAGATACCAGGAGGAGTAAAGGGGTtgcatttattctatttttggaTAAAGACTCTGCACAAAACTGTACCAGGGCAATAAACAACAAACAGTTATTTGGTAGAGTGATAAAAGCAAGCATTGCTATTGACAATGGAAGAGCAGCTGAGTTCATCCGAAGACGAAACTACTTTGATAAATCTAAGTGTTATGAATGTGGGGAAAGTGGACACTTAAGTTATGCCTGTCCCAAAAATATGCTTGGAGAACGTGAACctccaaagaagaaagagaaaaagaaaaaaaagaaaattcctgagccagaagaagaaattgaagaagtagaagaaagtgaagatgaagggGAAGATCCTGCTCTTGACAGCCTCAGTCAGGCCATAGCTTTCCAGCAAGCCaaaattgaagaagaacaaaaaaatggAAACCCAGTTCAGGAGGTCCTTCAACAACAGATGATTCAAGACGCCCAAGGATAA